The segment TAGCATTTAGTAGTGGTAATGTTGTTGTAAGGTGTGTGGTTTAGTGTTGGCTAGTATTGCTTGTATGAATTATGCATTATGCACCCAGGTAAATGGGTAAAGCTACAGTCACTGCATATGCATAGCCTTTCACATTGAGAATAGCGACATATTTTAGGGTTTCGTGTGTtcataattttactttatttacagttAGCAGATTTATCAAGGAGCTGTCAAGTATGCATTCAGATTGAAGTGGACAGTGGGTGGGGTAAAAAAAGAGTGGTTCTTCGTTAATTGGAGTGTTATTGAGAATTTGAGTGGCCTGACTGTGGGAAAGAGCTGGAGACTGTTGTTTAATAGGTCATCAACTGTTCTAGTATTGAAGAGTGATTACCAATGCCGATTGTTTTTGGTGCTATTGCTTAGTTGTGGTAAGGGTAGTAGTAGCAGAACATGATGACAAAGGTAATGATAGGTCACTTGTGGTATTTCGATGtacaggtcgactttgcctttcatcctttcggggtcgataaattaagccccagttacacactggggtcgatataattaacgtttgcctgtccttgtttgtcccctctgtgtttagccccttgtgggtagtaaagaaataagtatttcgatGAAATGAGAAAGTGGATAGCTGAACTGTGAAGGGCTCTTCATTGTGGAGTGTAATAGTTCATCAgttgtgctagtatatatatatatatatatatatacacacacacacacacacacacacataaacaacaacCACAGCCACTTTTCTCAATACTAgcataaatacagagaggacaaacaaggacagacaaatggattaagtcgattacatcgcccccagtgcataactggtacttatttaaccgaccccgaaaggatgaaagtcaaagtcgacctcggcggaatttgaactcagaacgtaatggcagacgaaatacagctacgcatttcgcccggcatgctaacgtttctgccagctcatggcCTTGAATACTTGTGGTATTTCGATGAAATACCACAAGTGACCTGTCATTACCTTTGTCATCATGTTCTGCTACTACTACCCTTACCACAACTTAACAATAGCACCAAAAACGATCGTCATTGGCAGTCACTCTTCAATACTAGAACAATAGATGAcctattaaacaatatataattgaAGCTGTATATATTGTTAGATTTCTGGTTTCATAAATGGTAGTTTTAGAATTGATTCCTACCAACACAAGCAGATCAGCATTAAGCTTGTCAAACTTTACTTACTCTGTATTCAATTCTAAAGTTTTATTTATCTAAGGGGGACTTTCAGAACAGCTGTCACACATAAATTGGaatttatctgtttcttttgggATTTAGGGATTTTTCCAATTTAATAGTATCCTTTATTTCAAAATACTATGGATGGGTGTGGGAGGGGTAGtagatattaaaaattttttatcaaattccATGTTTTTCAAATGCCTCGTCCCCAACTCATGCCTTTGAAACAGTAGTTACCACTAAAATATATGGCAGTTGACTTCATCTTCATTTCTGATCGCATGTAAATCACAAGCTTATCATGAGTGCAGACCCCatttcagccaatcagagctcattGTTCACATGATAAATTTTAGAATGTTCTTTCAGTAATGGCCTTATAAACAGCTGCTTTTACTGCAAAGAGGCAGAGGAAATTGGGGCCCCATTCATTACGAGGCCCCGTGAATTCCTCTCTCATAGCTTCATACTCAAACCAGCACAGTTCTCCTAATAGCTCTTTTCACAGCTCTATACCCAACTCATAGATGGATAAATTTTTCAAGCATTTTACCTGTTAAATGGctcaataatgaataaatatataaataaatgagaaattctAGTAATGGTAAGtcatgtatgcatggatacacacacacacacacataaataaatatgcatatgaatacactgtgtttgtatgcattcatacatttggTTAGCAGTTCTGATGCTGCATTCTCACCCGATGATTACCCTAGGGATAATCTAACAatatgaaacttgaagtagcaaaATGCTAAGCTAATCAATATGGTAAATGTTTGATCTATCCAGAtattcagttgtttttttttttgctttgttttaactAGATTGTTATTGATtctgttcattttgtttcttctttttttttagttgaaaatCTGGAAGATTACTGTGCAGCATTTGTTTCTTGTGTGGTGCTGCAAGCTGTTCAGCGCTATGTTCTGGTGGAAATCAAACAAAGGTTGACCAGTATTTCAAATGACACAGGTTAGTAATGGTATCTTGTATCAAGTATCAGCAAATTCTTTTAGTAATGCCccactgtaattttttttaaacaatgccCATGGCtcacttatatataaaattttgcccTTGGAACCTATAAATTCCAAATATTCACTTTGCAGTAAAATGttagtgtttatatttatttatatagtttaacATTTGTTAATAgttctgagagaaaaaaaagcttcttttgttttttaatgaacaAGCAAAGTCAGATCATAACATTCATTTGCAGACTTAAGTTCTTCTATAATATTCATGGGATATAGTTGCATAACTGAGGtgttaaaattttgtgtataaatacctatttctttactacccccaagtggctaaacactgagaggacaaacaaggacagacaaacagattaagtcgattatattgaccccagtgtgtaactggtacttatttaatcgaccctgaaaagatgaaaggcaaagtcgatctcagtggaatttgaactcagaacgtagtggcagacgaaatactgctaagcatttcgcctggcgtgctaatgtttctgccagctcgctgccaaaaGGACAGAAAATATACTTTAGCTTTAAAGCTAAAAGTTATCAAAGTTGCTAAGacaaatgtctgtgttgtattccAGGGAACTTAGTGAAAGACTGGATATCAATCAAATTTCAGACAATACcaaaaagaaaatgtgtttatGGAGATAAACCAATTCATCTAAATAGAAATTAAGTTACTCATACAACTCTCCAAATCCAtgcagaaaagaaagcaaagaagaaTGGAATTCCAAATTTTAAAGCAAGTACTGATGCACTCAGTTCATGAGCCGATATGAATTTGGTAGAGAGCTAAGATTGCGCAAAAGTTGCCTGAAGATCTTGGTGATAATTTATCACTGTTTCACCAGTTTATAATCAGAAATTGGAAATAGGAAGGCTACAAGTTATCATGTATTGGGAACATGGACAAAGTGCCTATTACCTTTGGCATGTCAAAAAACTGAATTGTAAACCAAAATAGAAGGAAAACAGTATTGATGAAGACCACTGGCCATGAGGAAAGTAGGATTACTTGTATGGCTGATCACACTAAGTTAAAACCAATAATTGTTTTTTACAGAAAAACTTTGCCAAAGGAGAATTTTCCAGGACTTATTACCCGTGTGTTAGATGGATGAGGGTGAATGTAGAAAATGTATTAGGGAAGTTTGAAATTTATGATCTGGTGAACCACAAAAAAAATGGCTTGCTGATCTGAGATCAGTTTTGAGCACATCAAATATTGACAGCCTCTGATCACTATATACTGAAATGGCTTCTTTTCCTAATGGACTTATAAATGTTTTGCAGCCATTAGATGTTATCAGTAAACCATTTAAggataatatgaaaataaagtggAATAACTTGATGCACAATgaacaaaaaaacatacataaaaaaggCAACATGCAGGCTTCATTACTGCCTCTGATCTGTGAATGGATTGTTCACAGTTCAGAGAGAAAAAAGACGTTTTTGGTATAGATTCTTGTTTGCATGGGCAGTGGTGGGGGTGTTTCtacatcttttattcattttggtTTTTAAAGCCTGAAGCTGtgttgaattagaaataaaagtacaGCACTGAAATATTGGACCTGTGGTGAATGTGATTTTAACCAATCATGGATATGGAAATAATATGGCTGGAGAGTTGTGATATGAAATGCACCAGACAGTTAATATTAAATATGccaaaaaggtggtgagctggcaggattgttaccCCCACCAGTTaaaatgctttgaggtatttctcctgactttacgttccgagttcaaattccgccgaggtcaactttgcctttcatccttttggggtcgataaattaagtaccagttgaatactagggtcaatgtaatcaacttatcttttcccctgaaattgctgactttgtaccaaactttgaaatcaatacaAAATATGTCAGTAGCCAAGAAGCTATCAGCTATGTGCATATTGttacaataaatatacaatatttatgaGACAAATTGATTTCACTGAAGTAGTCTGTTGAGTGTGATGGATATGATTTATTTATGGTTGTTGTTACATAGTAGGATATGTTTAgatgttacatcatcatcatcatcatcatcgtttaacgtccgctttccatgctagcatgggttggacggttcaactggggtctgggaagcccgaaggctgcaccaggccagtcagatgtggcagtgtttctacagctggatgcccttcctaacgccaaccactccgagagtgtagtgggtgattttatgtgccaccgacacaggtgccagacgaggctggcagacggccacgctcggatggtgttttttatgtgccaccgacacaggtgccagacgaggctggcagacggccacgctcggatggtgttttttatgtgccaccgacacaggtgccagacgaggctggcagacggccacgctcggatggtgttttttatgtgccaccgacacaggtgccagacgagctggcagacggccacgctcggatggtgttttcttatgtgtcaccgacacaggtgctagacgaggctggcggacggccacgctcggatggtgtttgttacgtgccctcagcacggaggccagtcattgcggtactggctacggtcacgttcggatggttttcttatgtgccaccggcactggtaccacaaggatacaaattccattgatgttcatctattttgatttggttcgatttgatttgatacgattcgattctattctcacttgcctcaacaggtcttcataactTTTAGTGATTTTCTAAAAACATTCAGTTAGGTCATTTAAGCTTCTACTACTGATATAGTATTTTGGATTCTGGCATGAATTTCATCCTCTCAAAATTAGtatctatggagtggttggcgttagaaagggcacccagctgtagaaacactgccagatcagattggagcctggtgcagcctccatggcttcccagaacccggtcgaaccatccaacccatgctagcatggaaaacggatgttaaatgatgatgatgatgatgtattaatcAACCCTATATATTTAACCTAAAAATTTCAACCTTTACACAAATCTATATGGTAATCACACTTTGAATATGACAGATAAAACATCATTATAATACTGTGCATATATAAAGATTGTTTTCTAACTTTATCTAGTGGGTGTTCATTTAGCAGTAcagtacttatatatagatatactagcactatgacctggcgttgctgggtcatagtgctagtgcatgcatatacagctgcatgcatgcgcacatacacacgagtactgtccaaatctccgaccaatcacatacagctagctggcattcaattggcgtttcaagtttcgggcattttgattgggttttggatagaaaattcacaaaaaagtcacttctattgatttgttaatggctttgcggggtgactggggaaatgtaaagatgtgcacgaccacccttggacggttttgaatgaccatagaaagagcgaatcctctaactgaaaaattgtggatttgtataaaggatacacacacacacagacagacattttgccgtttatatatatagatatatatgcatgtgacagATGCAGCAAAACTGCATGTCAAATACATGGcttgatagcaataataatgatctaATCATCTGTGATAATCAATCATATAGCACTTTTGATTTTTGATGTGGAACAGAACAATATGACAATAAAAATCTGACTGTCCTTCCACCAATGACTGACTCTTATGGCATACTCTCATTTATCTTTTCAGGATTATTTGTTGCTCTGCTTTAAATAATTTTATGGTGCACTAATTACTTTTCTTGTACATTTTTACTTCCAGTGACTGATAAATCTAAACTAGATTTTGAAGATTTATTCCAGCCTTTACCAGAATCAGAATGGATTCCCAATGATCAAAGCAACCATTGGGTAATATTCTCTTTTCACCCTTTTACGCTAAAAGAAtcagttcttatttttttaaactattcTGATGCTAACTTTCAATATTGTTtattaagctttaaaaaaaaacactcataaaAAATTCCTTTTATTGTGGCAGAACATCTAAACAGTTAGAAATAGTGTAAGAACCAAACTATGGAGACTGAATAGTTTTTCTGTTATTGTTGAGACTCatgtcagtcctgatccagcaaatGCCTCGTCAAATGTCTCCAGTTATAATTACCATATCGTTTGTTTTTCATACACACGGATTTTAGTTCTATattgtgttcttccttttttcatATAATTTGAAGGTGActcaactgctatttctaccaactGAATGACCACATAGAGAGACCCCGCTGGTGTGTAACACTTGTTCCAATAGATTAAGTTGTTAAGACTAACTGAAGCTGTTTTAGTTCTTATAAAACTACCAGTTGAAGAGTTGTAGTATGCCTAGCTAGAAGAAAAGTAGCTCTTGTTTGCTCAAACCAATGTAAATAGACAACATTGAAATTTAGTTTACTGCTGAAAGTGTTGGAGATTCTGTGTATTATTGTTAGCTGCATTGCTCAGCCCAAATACTTCTATGGATCAAGAGAAAGCattaagaaaattaatgtttctttCCTAAGAAGATTTTTATATTGTCAGAAGGCTCACCAGAAGCCTTCTTGACGTGATAGCTCCTTCTCAATCAGAAAAGTTCATTGACATTCTTAACTCAaacttgtatttcattatttattgaaGTTTATGGTAAAgagattttttgttttatttaaatgcatattttaaaaCCTTTGTCTAAAGGAATGAATGAAGTTAATTTTGCAAGCAAAATTTTGTGTGCAAAAAGCAGACTACATGAAGCAAGTGCACAGAGAAAAATGTTACATGGCAGTACTCAGTGAATGTTGAAGGACTGTGCAGGTTTGGGAGAAATGAGATGAGTACAAATGTGCCACATTAACTTGCATGTAGCGCTGAGCACAAGTGAGCTGGACATCAGATGATGTTTGAGGAGAAAAGAGTGATAAGAATACGTGGTGTGAACTGCAGATAAGAAGTTCTTTTCTACTTGAAATCGCCCTAAGCAGAGCCCATAGGCTTTGCTTATGGGAAGAAAGgttaagagaaaagaaagggagtcgtatcaatgctacaaaaggtaaataaaagatggtattaaaataatttataaaaaattaaaatgacataCAATAGATGATATAAAAGAACTGATTGCAGTAAAATACAGTAAATAAAATgacaagaaagaaataatataattaaataaaatagttataaaaGTAGATGTAGTAATGTCtatgtggttatgaagtttgctcTTGAACCACATGGTTAGtagttcatttccactgcatggatgtTATTGGCTGATGTCCTCTactaaagtaaaaatgaaaaagcaaacatttggcatcacttgaaaaagacatttattttagatagagaatataaacatagagtctcttacagctgtttctagactAGGCAAGCATGTGGATCATAGTATCAAGTAAGGATTCTACAAGCTGagaattccgtcatcagagagGGATAAGCCAGAGAGATGTAATAATGAGGGTATATTCCCAGTCAAGGATACCAGTAAATTCCAGTTTGTCAAAAATGGGGGAAGGATCAAAGTAAGATAGGTATGTTACATACTTCCATGATCGAATAAATAATACAGTTATAGGTAATGTCCATTCGGAGTTTCAAATGATAATCCATGACAAGGAATGGTGGAAGTTACCAGTTCCAATTTtgaatatactatgtatatatgtatggtgaagACCtttagcttagtggttaaggtattcggcttATGATGgtaaggctgtgagttcaattcccagtgatacattgtgtccttgaacaagacactttatttcacattgcttcaatccactcagctgtcaaaaataaacagtacctgtatttcaaaggaccggccttgtcacattctgtgtcatattaatttctccctgagaactacattaaaggtagacatgtctgtggagtactcagccacttgcatgttaatttcacgagcaggctgttccattgatcagataaaCTGGAATTGACAGAgtaccatatgtatgtgtgtttgagtgagttcctttttttccccttgttTTCACATATAAACAAAAGCCTTACCATTCATACAGATGTTGGCATTTGCTTGCTGTACAATATGAAAGCATATCCACACTTCTTGCTACATTTTGACAtgttgcacacaaatacacaaaacctTCACTGTTCTTACAAatggtgttgtttgtttgcagtcctccACAAAAATATGTCTAAGCTGTTCATTTTTCAACAGACTGGGTACCTTACTTAGGAACATGCAATTTAGTTTTCATACCATACTTCTAGCATATTGTTTAGCATATAACagctttaaaaaaatcattatgtGTCTTTACAcaattattgaaagaaataatattattataggatgAAATATGTATTAGAATTGTAAAACTAACTTCTCATGTTATGAtgcttcatattttcatatttttcagagCGAGACCTCAATTAAAACAATGCATGCATGTCTGGATATCCAGCTGATTATTGAATCTTGCCAGAGAGCTCTAGTTAGTATTCATAAGTCATTGCTAAGTGGCAACAGAGAGGATATGCTGCAGAATAATTCCCAGGCGTTTTCTGTAGCCTTAAAATCTAAACCTCAAGTATTCCAACATGATGATGGATTTGTACAGTTCTGGGATAAGTTAAATGAGCTTACCCCTGATTATTTAAGAACTTTATCATTAAATAATCAATCGTTGATGCCAACAGCAGATGGAAAACGGCGGAAAATGAGTTCCTCCCGAAGAGTGAATGCTAGAGAATATATTGGCagtttgtttatttcatgtttgCGCAGAAGGCCAAGGATGGAATCCCGTAAAGACGtgaaatctttttaaaatatccTGTACCATTACTGTTATAATCTCTTTGAAATGATATTCATTAATATCAAATTAGCTCCTAAAACATTTTCATAACAATTATCAATGTTGGTTGTTCTCATTTTGTGCCAAATTCTAGCAAATAGTGTGACTAACAAATTGGGTGTAAACATGTCTTGTAGTCGGGTTGAAAGAATGAACAAATCATTGTGAATAATTATCTCCTGtaagttcatttaaaaaaatattgttggttAATTAAGTAAAACTGTTTTAAAAGAAagatactcttatatatatatatatatatgtgaaattgtttcaatattgttttaaatattggtctgcaaatttgaaatattatggtttaatacttctttcttttaaattaccagtgagctgtttttttattttattttattttattttattttttttttacatggagattaattattactgttaattataaaaatagcaCAGTGATGATGGCTGGTATAATCACATGAGATACTTTGCTATAACTATTTCTGTACTTCACTGTGCTAGGctgaaattctgccaaagtccACTTTTGCCATTTATCAATTCAAGGTTAATATAAAACCAAATTATGACTCTCGTAGACTACTGGTTTGAGGAGTAGGGGAAGGTTTGTGACCCTAAAGATTTTATTTGTGTAGTATATATTAAGTAAATCAGCCTAGTAGAATCCATTTTGTCTAATGTATCCCTAtgctgaaatttgaactcaacagtGGAAGCATGTCGATTATACAGTGCTCTCCTTGATTTTAGTAGTGTATTGGACCAATTCTTTAATATATCAACTCTCAACCTTTGAACTTTGGGCTAACACTTCATTGACTCACCTAACTGCAGCTCTACTCAAACTAAATACTAGTCATATACTACTGTTGATTCAGTAAGCTAAATACATACTGTTCTtccatttaaaagaaattaaccctttagcgttcaaattaatatgtcagaagtaatccttattcatttacattaaaaaaaattaatctggtattgtcttgtagcttcaagatttgaaacatgtaattgtttatttttagaatgacattgcagggtgggtgtgagatactggttctggccagtttgagcataaaatgagtagaatatttgggccggatatagccggtttaaacactaaagggttaaagttgtaATTAATTTCTGCCAACTTACATTGaaagtaattaattaaaatacaatatttcatttaatttattcattttacaaagaaCTAATCAATCATACACTGTAACTAATACATTACGTATGTGACACTGTACTATGTTACACTCTACTAAGACAGATATGTTACACACTATAGAATTTACAATAGAATCTGCCTACTATTGCAATCAGATAACCATTATacaattaaatgtttttaaaacgtGCTTTAGACATTTTGAAATCCCCAACAAAATAATGAACTTATTAAACATACTTtacttaatacagttctatatttaagagatgaggaattatgtacattatttacgttatttacaattgaaggatatttgtcctcatcttgtttgttgttaacaacgttttggctgatatactctccagccttcatcaggtgtcttggggaaatttcaaacctgggttctcatttctaaggtatttttcgatgttgttattattgttattattattattattattattattattattattcaggttactgcctgaaattgaacttggaatcttggggttagtagcccgtgctcttaaccactacaccatatgctcgTGGGCCCATGGACATATGGCATAgcggttaagagcgtgggctactaaccccaagattccgagtgtgattccagacagtgacctgaataataatgatgataataataataataataataataataataataataataatgataacaacattgaaaaatgccttaggaatgagaacccaggttcgaaatttccccaagacacctgaagaaggctggaggatatatcagctgaaatgttgtgttaacaacaaacaagacgaggacaaatatctgtcaaatgtaaataacgtaaataacacTTTACTTACTTGCACACATGTGcaagtatgtctgtatataagaGCAACACAATTTGTCAGCATATCTGCAATGACTACAGAAACCTTTATGATTTACTAAAGAAAACTACAAAAAACAATTAGAATCCTAAATAAGGCAACTAGCAGAAGATATTTCCAGAATATGGGTCTCAAGTACTTGAAAAGTTAGTGGCAAAAACTAAAGCAGGATCACATGGAGTAGAAATTATAACTGAAAATAGCTAAAAGATTTAGAAATTAGAAATAAACGACCAAACAATACAGTGTATGGTGTTTGACTTGGGAATTCAATATCCATGTCTCATTGCTATGTTTTATCACACTTTTTGCACTTACTTCAAAGAGTCTACTTTTTATAAAGAAAACGAAATCCTTTTTACCAGAAGAGTTAACAGTTCCCTTTCTTCCAcctctttatatttttacttcaacTAAACCAAATGATAAGCACTGCAAATCAAAGGGagatgaatgtatgaatgaaatgACCAGACTAACGAAACAAAACATTTTGTAATGTTATTATTCTTGAAATAGGAGTGatagttatttattttacaaaaaggACAGATGAAATTAACTCCTGAAATTCAAGTTATCTAAAGATGTAAATAACATTCCAAAGTTTACAGCAGAAGAAACTCTGCATTATATTACTGTTTTTATAATgagttataatagaaatatacttACTCTCTACAAATGATGTCTTCAGGGATAAAAACTGGAGATTATGATGAATGAAACAgcaatctttaaaaaatatctaatgttttcaaactgaattattattgttattttgttacaAAAAGCTTTATGAAActattgtttttcattgtttgcattctgtaattttcttcgaataaaattttgtgagatgtttgttaaatataaaaagaaacaataaaagtaaGCAAGCATAGTTTGCCTCACTGGAAGTCTCaagtattattatatcattagtcTTGTTGTCGATGCATGTTTCCATTCAGACTTTAGACCAGCAAGttgttaaggtgagacagtgtcacgtgacaacttgctggggctgcctgctggagcctcacggcaggtatttaaagggaaaaatttgacaagtcagtcagttaCTGGCTGACActtgctgacgatacatcgaagaggccagggaacagaagaaagaagaagaaagaagacatgcacccaacaccggagctgaagacacctccgaaagggggtggggcccgccacgtcaaaacggaaGAGGATTAGGGGCCaaaactggacgtggttcctcctgatgatgtcttgagctaactggatcctataaaggagctgttgtggtggcagaccacaaaacacggttgtaattcctctaCATTCAAGAAACAAAAATGGTATATTCATGACAATAACATTACTTTCCTAATGAATACAGGAGTTTTCCAGTAATTTACAAGAACAGTCTGCCATTTGTTGTAATCttggttaataatatatatgaagtacTACTATTAAAAATACAGTTTGTAATAAACTTAAGGCTGTGATTCTAcatgaagagaaataaaatgtgATATCTGTTTTTCCCAAATGAACAACTAAAGTAAAATGTTCCACCTGGAATCTGAGCTTCATCGTCTTAATTACCTAGAATCTTACATTTATTGCttcaaatgaaaagaattaaTTCTAAATGCAGAAGAAATCGAGGAAAATACACAGAGGGAAGACATAGAGTAAATTTTGAATGGAGTTGGAATTACATTCTTTACAAAAGAATTT is part of the Octopus sinensis linkage group LG8, ASM634580v1, whole genome shotgun sequence genome and harbors:
- the LOC115215155 gene encoding uncharacterized protein LOC115215155 isoform X2, whose translation is MELEAVENLEDYCAAFVSCVVLQAVQRYVLVEIKQRLTSISNDTVTDKSKLDFEDLFQPLPESEWIPNDQSNHWSETSIKTMHACLDIQLIIESCQRALVSIHKSLLSGNREDMLQNNSQAFSVALKSKPQVFQHDDGFVQFWDKLNELTPDYLRTLSLNNQSLMPTADGKRRKMSSSRRVNAREYIGSLFISCLRRRPRMESRKDVKSF
- the LOC115215155 gene encoding uncharacterized protein LOC115215155 isoform X1 yields the protein MAVKVLGCSNAQASPSQCCKRFAMLQQVPLNLCDVRPIEALVENLEDYCAAFVSCVVLQAVQRYVLVEIKQRLTSISNDTVTDKSKLDFEDLFQPLPESEWIPNDQSNHWSETSIKTMHACLDIQLIIESCQRALVSIHKSLLSGNREDMLQNNSQAFSVALKSKPQVFQHDDGFVQFWDKLNELTPDYLRTLSLNNQSLMPTADGKRRKMSSSRRVNAREYIGSLFISCLRRRPRMESRKDVKSF